From a region of the Synechococcus sp. PCC 7502 genome:
- a CDS encoding glycosyl hydrolase, which translates to MTHRTHPLIHQLKALKVKKIAIFWGLVTFLILAIAGFNQSLANSITSKQSPVLLGLYTQGYAGEQNIIDQQLRQLDTWAGKKHTLVGIFMDIQDENPAYNIGNRLEILWQNGYTALINLKSIGLASEIAQGNLDQSIQKVAQAVANWTNKGDGRMMFIAPLPEMNIAGETYSLDAQNFKQAYMRLQQIFTEASVSPASVRWVFAPNGFSFTREHDFENYYPGDQRVDVVGFSAYNWGYCQHPLNQRKLWDKPEDTYDSYINRMKKIAPLKPIFITQTASSSYSKPMTADALAKEAWLYAAYQHLALASSVQAIIYFNIAKECDWHLNTQIDTQIKSQNSNMTKSYKTVVADDAFAYVSPQSIGQIFSRSQN; encoded by the coding sequence ATGACACATAGAACTCATCCACTAATTCATCAACTAAAAGCTCTAAAGGTGAAGAAAATAGCTATTTTTTGGGGATTGGTAACTTTCCTGATTTTGGCGATCGCAGGCTTTAATCAGTCCCTCGCAAATTCGATTACCTCCAAACAATCCCCTGTTCTTCTTGGTTTATATACCCAAGGCTATGCAGGAGAGCAGAACATTATCGATCAACAGCTACGCCAATTAGATACTTGGGCGGGGAAGAAACATACCCTTGTTGGTATATTTATGGATATTCAAGACGAAAACCCAGCCTACAATATTGGCAATCGTTTAGAAATCCTTTGGCAAAATGGTTACACGGCTTTGATTAACCTTAAATCCATAGGCTTAGCCTCCGAAATTGCCCAAGGTAACCTAGACCAATCTATCCAAAAGGTAGCCCAGGCGGTTGCTAACTGGACTAACAAAGGTGATGGGCGCATGATGTTTATTGCTCCCCTACCAGAGATGAATATTGCGGGGGAAACCTATAGCCTTGATGCCCAAAACTTTAAGCAGGCTTATATGCGTTTACAGCAGATATTTACTGAAGCTAGTGTTTCACCGGCATCCGTGCGTTGGGTATTTGCGCCCAATGGTTTTAGCTTCACACGGGAGCATGATTTTGAAAACTATTATCCGGGTGATCAAAGGGTCGATGTAGTTGGGTTTAGTGCCTACAATTGGGGCTATTGTCAGCATCCCCTCAATCAAAGAAAGCTGTGGGACAAACCTGAAGACACCTATGATTCCTATATTAATAGGATGAAAAAAATCGCTCCCCTTAAACCGATTTTCATTACCCAAACGGCATCAAGTAGCTATAGTAAGCCCATGACTGCGGATGCACTTGCTAAAGAAGCATGGTTATATGCAGCTTATCAACATTTAGCGTTAGCTTCATCAGTACAAGCTATTATTTATTTCAATATTGCCAAGGAATGTGATTGGCACTTAAATACGCAAATAGATACGCAAATAAAATCACAAAATTCAAATATGACTAAAAGCTATAAGACAGTGGTTGCTGATGATGCCTTTGCCTATGTTTCACCTCAGTCTATAGGTCAGATTTTTAGTCGCTCCCAAAATTGA
- the dusB gene encoding tRNA dihydrouridine synthase DusB, translating into MSETSQTNLKARLSEPLKIGDFELKSRVLQSPLSGVTDLVFRRLVRNYAPDSMTYTEMVNATGLHYVNELPKIMEIERSETPISIQLFDCRPNFLAEAAQRAVSEGADTVDINMGCPVNKITKNGGGSSLLRQPEIAEEIVRSVVKAVDVPVTVKTRIGWCEAEINILDFAKRMEDAGAKMITVHGRTRAQGYNGAAKWEWIKKVKEILTIPVIANGDIFSAEAAIACLEATGADGVMCSRGTMGYPFLVGEVDHYLKTGEHKPKPSALECLQVAREHLIGLHEYKGDRGIRQARKHLTWYCKGFNGAATLRGKLCLIETLSEGLDLLDQAMELLASS; encoded by the coding sequence ATGTCAGAAACCAGTCAAACCAACCTTAAAGCTAGATTATCAGAACCCTTGAAAATAGGTGACTTTGAGTTGAAAAGCCGAGTTTTGCAGTCGCCCCTATCAGGCGTGACGGATTTAGTATTTAGGCGATTGGTGCGTAACTATGCACCTGACTCCATGACCTATACGGAAATGGTTAATGCTACGGGTTTGCATTATGTGAATGAGCTGCCGAAAATTATGGAAATTGAGCGATCGGAAACTCCGATTAGTATTCAATTATTTGATTGTCGTCCTAATTTTTTAGCAGAAGCCGCTCAAAGGGCTGTATCCGAGGGGGCAGATACCGTTGATATTAATATGGGCTGTCCTGTAAATAAAATTACTAAAAATGGTGGGGGATCATCGCTTTTACGTCAACCCGAAATTGCCGAGGAAATTGTGCGATCGGTGGTCAAGGCTGTAGATGTGCCAGTAACTGTGAAAACCCGCATTGGTTGGTGTGAGGCGGAAATTAATATTTTAGATTTTGCTAAACGCATGGAAGATGCTGGTGCCAAAATGATTACTGTGCATGGTCGCACTAGGGCGCAGGGTTACAATGGGGCTGCTAAGTGGGAATGGATCAAAAAAGTTAAAGAGATTCTTACAATTCCTGTGATTGCCAATGGTGATATTTTTTCTGCGGAAGCAGCGATCGCCTGCCTAGAAGCAACTGGGGCGGATGGAGTAATGTGTTCCCGTGGCACTATGGGCTATCCATTTTTAGTGGGAGAAGTTGATCACTACCTAAAAACTGGTGAGCATAAACCTAAACCCTCTGCCCTCGAATGTTTGCAAGTTGCCCGTGAGCATTTAATTGGTTTACATGAATACAAGGGCGATCGGGGTATTCGTCAAGCTCGAAAACATTTAACTTGGTACTGTAAGGGTTTTAATGGTGCTGCAACTTTACGGGGAAAACTATGCCTGATTGAAACTTTATCTGAGGGGTTAGATTTACTGGATCAGGCTATGGAATTGTTGGCTTCGAGTTAG
- a CDS encoding glycosyltransferase, which produces MTSPTTIIENSPTFIGNMRSRLKQRTLLFRYLAEINLILGAWYLSWRITNSVNFNALWLAIPLLVAEIYSFVGGAMFTIGLWRPLERQVRSLDQLRPAFPEDKFPPVDIFITCYNEPVEMVEETARAALAIDYPVNKLRVYILDDGKSDQMRAMSQNLAIEDLRSPKMQIESTHLEIARAELETRLQQLQELLPETNEAEEFLQNLPPNHGTRKFLQTLRDVFVFMVGHETTSVSISDRLVQEQQRLEQEIRQKQQEASDLVRCRYIARTKTPGKPHHAKAGNINHAIFSGETNGDFILTLDADHIPKPQFLKRVLPYFFSYNQWTGKYESNRIAFVQTPQDFYNLPPGDPYGHSAHLFYGPIQQGKDGLNSAFYTGTNAILRREALLNVGLQYFSDSLEKDASRIDEFNLIGGMSSSSITEDMNTAMRLHGAGWQSVYHNELLAEGLAPDDLGSTLKQRLRWAQGTIQVLVQENPLIKSGLSFWQRLQYFQTMYSYFSGFATVIFISCPIIFFFTGIIPVKAFGNDFAIHFFPAFIINRLTFLAATWGIPAGELWRSEQYAIALFPLFIQSIWSVFSRTPLNFQVTPKQRQSGNYLNLVVPQLAIVILSIVGMAWSLIRFLMGTLPDPWVYLLNSGWAIYNISLLSVVIRAAVWQPKEEAKLNV; this is translated from the coding sequence ATGACTTCACCCACTACCATTATTGAGAATTCCCCCACCTTTATTGGTAATATGCGATCGCGGCTCAAACAACGTACGCTTCTATTTCGCTATTTGGCTGAGATTAACCTGATCTTGGGAGCATGGTATTTAAGTTGGCGCATTACTAATTCTGTTAACTTTAATGCTTTGTGGCTGGCAATTCCCCTATTGGTGGCAGAAATTTATAGCTTTGTCGGTGGGGCAATGTTTACGATTGGGTTATGGCGACCTTTAGAACGACAGGTGCGATCGCTCGATCAACTCCGACCAGCTTTTCCTGAGGATAAATTTCCCCCTGTGGATATATTTATTACCTGCTACAACGAACCTGTAGAGATGGTAGAAGAAACAGCAAGGGCAGCCTTGGCAATTGACTATCCTGTAAATAAACTGCGGGTATATATTCTCGATGATGGCAAGTCTGATCAAATGCGCGCCATGTCCCAAAATTTAGCGATTGAAGACCTGCGATCGCCCAAAATGCAGATAGAATCAACCCACCTAGAAATTGCTAGAGCAGAACTGGAAACTAGACTCCAGCAACTACAGGAACTGCTGCCTGAGACCAATGAAGCCGAGGAGTTTCTGCAAAACCTGCCCCCTAATCATGGAACGCGTAAATTTTTACAGACCCTGCGTGATGTATTTGTGTTTATGGTTGGACATGAAACCACTAGTGTGAGTATTAGCGATCGCCTAGTCCAAGAACAACAACGCCTTGAACAGGAAATTCGGCAAAAACAACAAGAGGCAAGTGATCTAGTCCGATGCCGCTATATTGCCCGCACCAAAACTCCCGGCAAACCCCACCATGCCAAAGCTGGAAACATCAACCATGCGATTTTTTCGGGTGAAACCAACGGGGACTTTATTCTTACCCTTGATGCCGATCACATTCCCAAACCCCAATTTCTAAAACGGGTCTTACCCTACTTCTTTAGCTACAATCAATGGACAGGTAAATATGAAAGTAATCGCATTGCCTTTGTCCAAACACCTCAGGATTTTTATAATCTCCCCCCTGGCGATCCCTACGGGCATTCTGCTCACTTATTTTATGGTCCTATTCAACAGGGTAAAGATGGCTTAAATTCCGCCTTTTATACTGGCACTAATGCCATTCTGCGCCGTGAGGCTCTACTTAATGTGGGCTTGCAATATTTTTCCGATTCCTTAGAAAAGGATGCGTCTCGCATTGATGAGTTTAATTTAATTGGGGGCATGTCCAGTAGTAGCATTACCGAGGATATGAATACTGCCATGCGCTTACACGGTGCGGGTTGGCAATCGGTCTATCACAATGAACTTTTAGCCGAAGGACTAGCTCCCGATGATTTAGGTTCAACCTTGAAGCAAAGATTGCGTTGGGCGCAAGGTACTATTCAAGTGCTAGTGCAGGAAAATCCTCTAATTAAGTCCGGTTTAAGTTTTTGGCAACGCTTGCAATACTTTCAAACTATGTACAGCTATTTTTCTGGCTTTGCTACGGTAATTTTTATTAGCTGTCCGATTATCTTTTTCTTCACGGGTATTATTCCTGTAAAGGCTTTTGGCAATGATTTTGCCATTCACTTTTTTCCTGCCTTTATCATCAATCGCCTAACTTTTTTAGCCGCAACTTGGGGGATTCCAGCAGGTGAGCTATGGCGGTCAGAACAGTATGCGATCGCTCTATTTCCCCTATTTATCCAATCGATTTGGAGTGTATTTTCGCGCACACCTCTGAATTTTCAAGTTACACCTAAACAGAGACAATCAGGTAACTATCTAAATCTAGTCGTACCACAATTAGCGATCGTCATCTTGAGTATTGTAGGCATGGCTTGGAGCTTAATCCGCTTTTTAATGGGAACATTACCCGATCCTTGGGTATATTTACTAAATAGCGGCTGGGCAATCTATAACATTTCCCTCCTATCGGTTGTAATCAGAGCAGCAGTGTGGCAACCTAAAGAAGAAGCCAAATTAAATGTTTGA
- a CDS encoding DUF2605 domain-containing protein gives MNNSAFPDAEVLKNIFEPLLEDFEYWFGRSLVLLEEEELDFMTDIQKHDLITRVKDTLQAVQTVKMMYKLSGEQVGIEVQALMPWHNLMMECQSVGMRFRQSQAS, from the coding sequence ATGAACAATTCTGCCTTTCCCGATGCTGAAGTATTAAAAAATATCTTTGAGCCACTTTTAGAAGACTTTGAATATTGGTTTGGGCGATCGCTAGTTCTACTTGAAGAGGAAGAACTTGATTTCATGACCGATATCCAAAAACACGACTTGATTACGAGAGTTAAAGACACCCTCCAAGCGGTGCAAACTGTCAAAATGATGTACAAATTATCGGGGGAACAAGTTGGTATTGAAGTACAGGCTTTAATGCCTTGGCATAACCTTATGATGGAATGTCAATCGGTGGGAATGCGTTTTCGCCAAAGTCAGGCTAGTTAA
- a CDS encoding PP2C family protein-serine/threonine phosphatase — translation MLQVLVIDDDPVMRMILKNALQEQGYLVILAKDGQEGIDLAKKHHPALVICDWLMPKVDGLEVCLQVKQEPSLYYTFFILLTSRSAVEDKVQALNHGADDFLSKPIDKMELIASVRAGLRLYQLNQDLQLQKQLLVAELNEASEYVRSLLPKSLDHNVKIRTEFLPSSQLGGDCYDFYWLDPDHLAIYLIDTSGHGVGSALLSISILNLLRSQSFGKDKFYDPKIVMTELNRAFQMSQQGGRYFTMWYGVYQQSERKLVYANAGHPTPIVISGNHDNLKIKQLPSLSIPIGFFPDAEYTSAELLIDRNTSLYIFSDGIFEVMQETGRIWGLANLIKLLTNELPLSQNITGQNFTAEWVREHIRKETPDADFSDDVSLVHINFP, via the coding sequence ATGTTACAAGTCTTGGTAATTGATGATGATCCCGTCATGCGGATGATTCTTAAAAATGCCCTTCAAGAGCAAGGTTACTTGGTAATTTTGGCTAAGGATGGGCAGGAAGGTATTGATCTAGCTAAAAAGCATCACCCCGCTTTGGTGATTTGTGATTGGCTTATGCCCAAAGTTGATGGTTTAGAAGTTTGTCTACAAGTTAAGCAAGAACCTAGTCTTTACTATACTTTTTTTATTTTATTGACCTCACGCTCGGCGGTCGAAGATAAGGTTCAGGCTTTAAATCATGGTGCCGATGATTTTCTCTCAAAGCCAATTGACAAAATGGAATTGATTGCCAGTGTCAGAGCAGGGCTGCGATTATATCAACTCAATCAGGACTTACAATTACAGAAGCAGCTATTGGTGGCAGAGCTAAATGAGGCAAGTGAGTATGTGCGATCGCTTTTACCTAAGAGTTTAGATCATAATGTCAAAATTCGCACTGAGTTCTTACCCTCTAGTCAGTTAGGCGGAGATTGCTATGATTTTTATTGGCTTGATCCCGATCATCTGGCAATTTACTTAATTGATACCTCGGGGCATGGGGTTGGTTCAGCATTACTGTCGATTTCGATTTTAAATCTTTTGCGATCGCAATCCTTCGGTAAAGATAAATTTTACGATCCCAAAATCGTCATGACCGAACTGAACCGTGCCTTTCAAATGAGTCAGCAGGGTGGTCGATATTTTACGATGTGGTATGGGGTATATCAGCAATCAGAACGCAAATTAGTGTATGCCAATGCTGGACATCCTACTCCCATTGTAATTTCAGGTAATCATGACAATCTTAAGATTAAACAATTACCAAGTCTGAGTATTCCCATTGGCTTTTTCCCTGATGCCGAGTACACCAGTGCCGAATTATTGATTGATAGGAATACTAGCCTTTATATTTTTAGTGATGGTATTTTTGAAGTAATGCAGGAAACTGGGAGAATTTGGGGTTTAGCTAATCTGATTAAGTTATTAACCAATGAATTGCCTTTAAGTCAAAATATTACTGGTCAAAACTTCACGGCGGAGTGGGTACGGGAACATATTCGTAAAGAAACCCCTGATGCCGATTTTAGTGATGATGTTTCTCTAGTGCATATTAACTTTCCGTAG
- a CDS encoding DUF3131 domain-containing protein, whose amino-acid sequence MSIYPRWVKGVAMFLIGIIIALYPSQLWMNRAIAQLPNSTNPSICSVINAPLTTAEQEYARTAWQYFVNNYQPSTGFVNAANNYPSASLWDLGNYLVALNTARWLNLVSQAEFDQKLNRFLNTLGSLKLFDDALPNKVYNTANAQMSDYGNNPTPRGIGWSALDIGRILTAFHIIRTCHPQYADWLKGIIGRWQLGRSLANDQLYGATVTQDGKTLLVQEGRLGYEEYAVRGYELWGFKANKAKSYQPFKFVDIYGIKIPVDTRDYQTTKANNYVVSESYILDGIEFGWDQELADYAARVLEVQRQRYLQTGQLTAVTEDNIDEDPRFVYNTVYANGVPWAAITDENKPYPQFRSISTKAAFGWHYLYPTNAYAQQVFNTVTNLYSPNNEGYYAGQYETTKQPNKALTGNTNGLILEILYYKARGNIPLIKTNAIATPAKLSTINQPISNQFGNQARANSNCPKLNQPLSQSDRRYAQAAWQYFQRNTQATGLVNDRSDFKGATIGGIGDYLAALRSAKSLQIIGTDEFNQRLQQLLTSLRQIPLFGGELPNRSYDPWSLQPVDYGGNPVTNGTGWSAVDLGRLLSAFYGLKVCFPEYADSIDRILLDWSYLQVVKDQALFSGIVKQDQQGRLLTRVIPEVSLGYSEYAARAFQLWGFDVERTSVTTNYRKVKVEGFDVPISRGDALKSAEIQLTVGEPFLRYGLEFGFDPAMKALATQIFQAQAERFNRTKLFTTAYSAAISSPPYILHSTVVGNEQPWANLDDSGNSVANDRLVSAGVAFALYALYPNDPYSQQLWSTVTDLYNPQLGYYEGYYEKSKERENNQTAKTNSLILQALLYRATNQQTLLFPSKVKSLWIQTIASGNISNGLHGLPSQPQPTARFIRDGTNPPYWESIDVLHSVATSPAQPTPKKATQPSPQVLSGLPYVDLSKITTQPSLPIPKKAIALIPEDQQIAKQAWKYFERNWNPQTGMVNAVDGYEWTTLWDQGSALMGLHAAMQLGVITPAVFNQRLTKFLNTLDKLTIPKRGLPNKAYSTSTAQMRQLDNTPDPNGISGWSALDTARLLMSLHVLRVHYPEYKGRINTIVQRWQLTKLVKDGWLYGQHPDQRDRLQYLQEGRLGYEQYAAHCLKFWNIEAINALNNPPTQTINLDGIPLEVDRRNFKTSGASNHLTSDPYVLWGLEIGWNNMGKRQAGNLYRLQAQRYQRSKIITAVNEDSLDRPPHFLYYSVYVDGQPWQAVSSQGKPYPQLKFTSTKAAFGWSALMKDDYALTLRNSSKSLTEPDRGYFSGKYENPNLGINKVIDDNTNGIILESLLYKARGSIALAS is encoded by the coding sequence ATGAGTATCTATCCCCGATGGGTTAAAGGCGTGGCGATGTTTTTGATCGGTATAATCATAGCCTTATATCCATCACAACTATGGATGAATAGAGCGATCGCCCAACTCCCTAACTCAACAAATCCCAGTATCTGTAGTGTGATTAATGCGCCCCTTACTACCGCAGAACAGGAGTATGCCCGCACTGCATGGCAATATTTTGTGAATAACTATCAACCCAGTACGGGCTTTGTCAATGCTGCAAATAACTATCCATCAGCATCGCTCTGGGATTTGGGGAACTATCTAGTGGCACTGAATACAGCACGGTGGTTAAACCTAGTTTCTCAGGCAGAATTTGACCAAAAGCTCAACAGATTCCTCAATACTTTAGGCTCACTCAAACTCTTTGATGATGCTCTTCCCAATAAAGTCTATAACACTGCTAATGCTCAGATGAGCGATTACGGGAACAATCCCACGCCCAGAGGTATTGGTTGGTCAGCTTTAGATATAGGCAGAATATTAACAGCTTTTCATATCATTCGTACCTGTCATCCCCAATACGCTGACTGGCTCAAGGGCATTATTGGACGCTGGCAACTTGGGCGATCGCTGGCAAATGATCAGCTTTACGGAGCCACGGTGACTCAGGATGGCAAAACGCTATTGGTGCAGGAAGGTCGCCTCGGTTACGAAGAATATGCGGTGCGGGGGTATGAACTCTGGGGCTTCAAAGCCAACAAAGCTAAGTCCTATCAACCCTTTAAGTTTGTCGATATTTACGGAATCAAGATTCCCGTAGATACCCGTGACTATCAGACTACTAAAGCTAATAACTATGTGGTCAGTGAATCCTATATTCTTGATGGCATTGAGTTTGGTTGGGATCAGGAACTGGCTGACTATGCAGCAAGGGTGCTAGAGGTACAAAGGCAACGCTACCTGCAAACAGGACAGTTAACGGCGGTTACCGAGGATAATATTGATGAAGACCCCCGCTTTGTCTATAACACCGTCTATGCCAATGGGGTACCCTGGGCGGCAATTACCGATGAGAATAAGCCTTATCCGCAATTTCGCAGTATTAGTACCAAAGCTGCCTTTGGCTGGCATTACCTTTATCCCACTAATGCCTATGCTCAACAAGTCTTTAATACTGTAACTAATTTATATAGTCCAAATAACGAAGGTTACTATGCGGGACAGTACGAAACCACTAAACAGCCCAATAAAGCCCTAACTGGCAACACCAACGGACTAATTTTAGAAATTCTCTACTATAAGGCGAGGGGTAATATTCCATTAATTAAAACCAATGCGATCGCCACCCCTGCCAAACTTAGTACCATTAATCAACCAATTAGTAATCAATTCGGTAATCAAGCAAGAGCAAACTCTAACTGCCCCAAATTAAATCAGCCCCTTAGCCAGAGCGATCGCCGCTATGCCCAAGCCGCATGGCAATATTTTCAACGTAATACCCAAGCCACGGGACTAGTTAATGATCGAAGTGATTTTAAGGGTGCAACCATCGGTGGCATTGGTGACTATCTTGCGGCTCTTAGATCGGCAAAAAGCTTGCAAATAATTGGTACCGATGAATTTAACCAACGCCTCCAACAATTATTAACTTCCCTACGGCAGATACCCCTATTTGGTGGGGAATTGCCCAATCGCAGCTATGATCCTTGGTCATTGCAACCCGTAGATTATGGGGGGAATCCTGTAACCAATGGTACTGGTTGGTCTGCAGTCGATCTGGGCAGGTTGCTATCAGCATTCTATGGCTTAAAAGTTTGTTTTCCTGAATATGCTGATTCCATCGATCGCATTCTCTTAGATTGGTCATACCTGCAAGTGGTGAAGGATCAAGCTCTATTTAGCGGCATAGTTAAACAAGATCAACAGGGGCGATTGCTAACAAGGGTAATTCCTGAAGTCAGTTTAGGTTATAGCGAGTATGCTGCCCGTGCTTTTCAATTATGGGGCTTTGATGTCGAGCGTACCTCCGTCACTACCAACTATAGGAAAGTTAAAGTGGAAGGGTTTGATGTCCCCATCAGTCGTGGTGATGCTCTGAAATCCGCAGAAATCCAACTAACTGTAGGGGAACCATTTTTGCGATATGGTTTAGAATTTGGCTTCGATCCCGCCATGAAAGCCCTAGCTACTCAAATTTTTCAAGCTCAAGCGGAACGCTTTAATCGCACCAAATTATTTACGACTGCCTACAGCGCAGCTATTAGCTCCCCGCCTTATATCCTGCATAGTACCGTAGTTGGTAATGAGCAACCTTGGGCAAATTTAGATGACAGTGGTAACTCCGTAGCCAATGATCGCTTAGTCAGTGCAGGCGTGGCTTTTGCTCTCTATGCTCTCTACCCTAATGATCCCTATAGTCAGCAGTTATGGTCAACGGTAACCGACCTTTACAATCCTCAACTGGGATACTACGAAGGCTATTACGAAAAATCTAAAGAGAGAGAAAATAACCAAACTGCTAAGACCAACAGCTTAATTTTGCAAGCTTTGCTCTATCGTGCCACTAATCAACAAACCTTGCTCTTCCCCAGTAAAGTAAAATCTCTTTGGATACAAACAATTGCTTCAGGTAATATATCTAATGGATTACATGGATTACCAAGTCAGCCTCAACCCACTGCAAGATTCATTAGGGATGGCACTAATCCCCCTTACTGGGAGTCCATAGATGTACTCCATTCCGTTGCCACCTCTCCTGCACAACCTACCCCTAAAAAAGCAACCCAACCTAGCCCTCAAGTTTTGTCTGGATTGCCTTATGTTGACTTAAGTAAAATCACTACCCAACCTAGTCTCCCTATCCCGAAGAAAGCGATCGCCCTTATTCCAGAAGATCAACAGATCGCCAAGCAAGCATGGAAATATTTTGAACGCAACTGGAACCCCCAAACAGGGATGGTAAATGCCGTAGATGGCTACGAGTGGACTACCCTTTGGGATCAAGGTAGTGCTTTAATGGGGCTGCATGCGGCTATGCAGTTGGGCGTAATTACACCCGCAGTATTTAACCAAAGACTAACAAAGTTTCTAAATACCTTAGATAAACTTACAATTCCCAAGCGAGGACTACCTAACAAAGCCTATAGCACAAGTACCGCCCAAATGCGCCAACTAGATAATACACCCGATCCTAATGGCATCAGTGGTTGGTCAGCTTTAGATACGGCTCGATTGTTAATGTCTCTGCATGTTTTACGAGTTCACTATCCCGAATATAAAGGTCGGATTAATACCATTGTCCAACGTTGGCAACTGACTAAATTAGTTAAAGATGGCTGGCTGTATGGACAACACCCTGATCAACGCGATCGCCTGCAATATCTGCAAGAAGGCAGACTAGGTTACGAACAATATGCCGCCCACTGCCTCAAATTTTGGAATATCGAAGCAATCAATGCCCTTAATAATCCCCCCACTCAAACTATTAATTTAGACGGTATTCCCCTAGAAGTCGATCGCCGTAACTTCAAAACCTCTGGAGCCAGCAACCATCTCACCAGTGATCCCTATGTTTTATGGGGATTAGAAATTGGCTGGAATAATATGGGGAAGCGTCAAGCAGGGAATTTGTATCGTTTGCAGGCACAGCGTTATCAACGTAGCAAGATCATTACGGCTGTAAATGAAGATTCCCTCGATCGCCCGCCCCATTTTCTTTACTACAGCGTGTATGTTGATGGTCAACCTTGGCAAGCCGTTAGCAGTCAGGGCAAACCCTATCCCCAGTTAAAATTTACTAGTACCAAAGCCGCCTTTGGCTGGAGTGCTTTAATGAAAGATGATTATGCTCTAACTCTGCGTAATAGTAGTAAAAGCCTTACGGAACCCGATCGGGGCTATTTTTCAGGAAAATATGAAAATCCTAATTTAGGCATTAACAAAGTTATTGATGACAATACCAACGGTATTATTTTAGAAAGCCTACTGTACAAGGCAAGGGGAAGTATAGCTCTTGCTTCTTAA
- a CDS encoding STAS domain-containing protein, producing the protein MLGITEKLALMVLELLEVICPHPKLDATTVPAFRSQLNSAMEQRPLVLLINLQNVEQMDSSGLGCLIASLRKIRELGGEMALCSVSSQVQELFELTCVNTIFKIVPPNY; encoded by the coding sequence TTGTTAGGAATTACGGAGAAATTGGCACTTATGGTTTTGGAATTATTAGAAGTTATTTGCCCCCATCCCAAACTTGATGCTACTACCGTTCCCGCCTTTCGATCGCAATTAAATTCCGCTATGGAACAAAGACCTCTAGTCCTATTAATTAATTTACAGAATGTAGAGCAAATGGATAGCTCGGGGCTAGGTTGCTTGATTGCTAGTCTGAGAAAAATTAGAGAATTAGGTGGAGAGATGGCATTGTGTTCAGTATCTAGTCAAGTGCAGGAGCTATTTGAACTAACCTGCGTCAACACGATCTTTAAGATTGTTCCTCCCAATTACTAG
- a CDS encoding STAS domain-containing protein, with the protein MSAALKVLEPAGLIDNAGGNKLRRQVTDLLEAGAEIILLDLTNITFMDSSGLGSLVAILQRVRTKNAKLYLSSLNDQVRIIMELTRMDKVFDIYPDRSAFDLAVNLTTES; encoded by the coding sequence ATGAGTGCAGCTTTAAAGGTACTAGAACCAGCAGGACTAATTGACAATGCCGGGGGCAATAAACTTCGCCGTCAGGTCACTGATTTACTAGAAGCAGGAGCAGAAATAATTTTGCTTGATCTCACGAATATTACATTTATGGATAGCTCTGGTTTAGGGTCGTTGGTGGCAATTTTACAAAGGGTTCGTACTAAAAATGCCAAGCTCTATCTATCTTCCCTTAACGATCAAGTGCGGATCATCATGGAGTTAACAAGAATGGATAAGGTATTTGATATATATCCCGATCGCTCTGCCTTTGATCTGGCTGTTAATCTGACTACGGAAAGTTAA
- a CDS encoding anti-sigma regulatory factor: MVQTIALQVNTDLSELAAVLNWFEELDHTNMPKNDWLYCKTALAEVFTNAVRHAHKGMPKNTPILLEAVLEDHSLEMKVFDYGAGFALSDKLANLDDVDINALGGRGLDLIHQIVDVFRYDHLPDGRNCLLMIKRF; this comes from the coding sequence GTGGTTCAAACGATCGCCCTCCAAGTTAATACTGATTTAAGTGAACTAGCCGCAGTCCTAAATTGGTTTGAGGAACTTGATCATACCAATATGCCCAAAAATGACTGGTTGTACTGTAAAACTGCTCTGGCTGAAGTATTTACTAATGCCGTGCGTCATGCTCACAAGGGTATGCCTAAGAATACCCCAATTTTATTGGAAGCGGTGCTCGAAGATCATAGTCTGGAAATGAAGGTATTTGACTATGGTGCAGGATTTGCGCTGTCAGATAAATTAGCAAATCTAGATGATGTGGATATTAATGCTTTAGGGGGAAGGGGCTTAGATTTAATTCACCAGATTGTTGATGTTTTTAGGTACGATCACTTGCCCGATGGTCGCAATTGCTTACTTATGATTAAGCGCTTTTAA